Proteins encoded in a region of the Syntrophorhabdales bacterium genome:
- a CDS encoding class II aldolase/adducin family protein, producing the protein MAAEHLDQKVVQDLKEKVATGCRILAKLGLADYLGHVAARVPGTNYVLIKARGVDLGNLLNMTPDRVIMVDLEANHIQGEYRAPAEVKLHTEVFKARPDVMATVHTHQHLATAFGAAGKPILPMLGIMSVVCARPIPIFQSSRKIVSQEQGAAVAKTLGDALACHLKNHGILMTGKSVEEAVINAIWLEMQAKVTLLTSMIGTASPQTPEEVQLNLEEAEPIAGRWKYYVSLLDLPYVAL; encoded by the coding sequence ATGGCAGCAGAACATCTCGACCAGAAAGTGGTGCAGGATCTGAAGGAAAAAGTGGCAACCGGTTGCCGCATTCTCGCGAAGCTCGGCTTAGCAGACTACCTAGGACATGTGGCCGCGCGGGTCCCTGGAACAAATTACGTCCTGATAAAGGCACGCGGCGTTGATCTCGGGAACCTTCTCAATATGACGCCCGACAGGGTCATCATGGTTGACCTGGAGGCCAACCACATCCAAGGTGAATATCGCGCTCCGGCTGAAGTGAAGCTCCATACGGAAGTCTTCAAAGCACGGCCCGACGTCATGGCTACGGTGCACACCCATCAGCATCTCGCGACTGCCTTCGGGGCCGCAGGCAAACCGATCCTTCCGATGCTGGGCATCATGTCGGTGGTGTGTGCAAGGCCCATACCGATCTTTCAGTCTTCGAGGAAGATAGTCAGTCAAGAGCAGGGAGCGGCGGTGGCAAAGACGCTGGGCGACGCCCTTGCATGTCACCTGAAGAACCACGGCATTCTCATGACGGGCAAGTCCGTGGAAGAGGCAGTGATCAATGCAATATGGCTGGAGATGCAGGCGAAGGTGACCCTGCTGACCAGCATGATAGGCACTGCAAGCCCACAAACGCCCGAAGAGGTCCAGCTCAACCTGGAGGAAGCCGAGCCCATCGCCGGCCGCTGGAAATACTACGTGAGTCTGCTCGACCTGCCCTACGTTGCCCTGTAG
- a CDS encoding nitroreductase family protein: protein MTYDAFLELVKKRRSIRSLKPDPLPDDYVERIIEAARFAPSGANSQPWEFVVIKDPETKNRIAALIAEQGEPARKVEIARDEDLRFPGAQGPAREPGYKSAPVFILLCGDPRTKEAYPLFTTMTRGDSHFASGLASAFLYMTLAATSLGLGSQWVSATGGPLVKPLLRKLLDIPHGIEIYDMLVVGWPASQPNERFVRERAEMVHYERFDTAKYRSDAQMREYIARLRKG, encoded by the coding sequence ATGACGTACGACGCTTTTTTGGAACTGGTAAAGAAAAGACGCAGCATCCGCAGTCTCAAACCTGACCCTTTACCCGATGACTACGTAGAGCGCATCATCGAGGCTGCACGCTTTGCCCCTTCGGGCGCGAATTCTCAGCCATGGGAATTCGTCGTAATCAAAGACCCGGAGACCAAAAACAGAATAGCTGCACTCATCGCCGAGCAGGGAGAACCGGCTCGCAAAGTGGAGATCGCCAGGGATGAAGACCTGCGGTTCCCGGGAGCGCAGGGCCCTGCACGGGAACCGGGTTACAAGAGTGCGCCGGTCTTTATACTTCTCTGCGGGGATCCGAGGACGAAAGAAGCGTATCCCCTTTTTACCACGATGACGCGGGGCGACTCCCATTTTGCATCGGGTCTCGCCAGTGCTTTTCTCTACATGACACTTGCTGCGACATCGCTTGGCCTTGGCTCGCAGTGGGTGAGTGCCACGGGGGGCCCGCTTGTCAAGCCCCTTCTGAGGAAGCTTCTTGACATCCCCCACGGGATCGAGATTTATGACATGCTTGTCGTTGGCTGGCCCGCATCTCAGCCCAACGAGCGCTTTGTAAGGGAAAGGGCCGAGATGGTGCATTACGAGCGTTTCGATACGGCAAAATACAGAAGCGACGCGCAAATGCGGGAGTATATTGCGCGACTTCGCAAAGGATAG
- a CDS encoding UbiD family decarboxylase: MSIEKQDLRAVLHKIEQERELVRVKRSVDPLIEIPAVVKALARLPKIPALLFESVKKYPGVRACGAFFGDRSRVLRSLDLPMEPIALNSYIVEALEKPLAPRLVTNAPCKENVRKSPVDLGKIIFPTKGASQSKHLYYHTVVFTKHPRTGRINMGMYRVTLQPRGKVTVNLRVTQHGGMHLQVAKEINVPLQVALCLGVHPSIYEAATSELPYGYDEVGLAGALVREPVEMVKAETVDMLVPAHAEVVVEGEIRPPYKLGNEGPWPEYLGYLGMNINPPLMDVTAITFRNNPVVPIFVPGAIPNVVSIGNEAQLLRTLRSFAGEFVVDAAFTHGARRHHAVIKVRKTHPHHEGYQLNVAMAAFGHGSSTALDQVTIVDEDIDIRNYREVDWAVSTRCNFSKQVHILPEARSHQNNPIAGVRELSEEPIITGKMIVDATIPWAYRVAEKSPGITFFTRSSWPEVDLGTYLQPEDKKRWLK, translated from the coding sequence ATGTCCATCGAAAAACAGGATTTGAGGGCAGTATTGCATAAGATCGAGCAGGAACGAGAACTTGTCCGGGTGAAGCGGTCCGTTGATCCCCTGATCGAGATTCCTGCCGTTGTAAAGGCCCTTGCCAGGCTTCCTAAAATTCCAGCGCTCCTCTTTGAAAGCGTCAAGAAATATCCTGGTGTCCGGGCGTGCGGTGCGTTCTTCGGGGATAGAAGCCGGGTCCTGCGCTCTCTGGATTTGCCGATGGAACCCATCGCGCTCAACAGCTATATTGTGGAAGCGCTGGAGAAACCTCTGGCACCACGGCTTGTCACAAACGCGCCATGCAAAGAGAACGTACGGAAGTCTCCTGTTGATCTCGGCAAGATCATCTTTCCCACAAAAGGCGCGTCGCAATCAAAGCATCTTTACTATCACACGGTTGTCTTTACCAAACATCCAAGAACTGGCCGCATAAACATGGGCATGTACCGGGTGACCCTGCAGCCGCGGGGCAAGGTCACGGTCAATCTGAGAGTAACCCAGCATGGCGGCATGCATCTTCAGGTGGCCAAAGAGATCAACGTTCCCCTGCAGGTGGCGCTCTGTCTCGGGGTCCACCCGTCTATCTATGAAGCCGCCACATCAGAATTGCCGTACGGCTACGATGAGGTCGGTCTGGCCGGAGCCCTGGTGCGCGAGCCTGTGGAGATGGTCAAAGCGGAAACGGTCGACATGCTCGTTCCCGCACACGCCGAGGTAGTCGTCGAGGGAGAAATCCGCCCGCCCTACAAACTGGGCAACGAAGGCCCGTGGCCGGAATACCTCGGCTACCTGGGCATGAACATAAACCCGCCGCTGATGGATGTTACTGCTATAACGTTTCGCAATAATCCGGTCGTCCCGATCTTCGTGCCCGGCGCCATCCCGAACGTGGTTTCCATAGGCAACGAGGCGCAGCTTCTGCGTACGCTGCGGAGTTTTGCCGGAGAATTCGTTGTCGATGCCGCATTCACTCACGGGGCTCGCCGTCACCACGCTGTCATTAAAGTGCGGAAGACCCATCCGCATCACGAGGGCTACCAGTTGAACGTTGCCATGGCAGCTTTTGGTCATGGATCATCTACCGCCCTCGACCAGGTGACCATAGTGGACGAAGATATCGACATCCGCAACTATCGGGAGGTTGACTGGGCAGTCTCCACGCGGTGCAACTTTTCCAAACAGGTTCACATTCTCCCGGAGGCGCGCTCCCACCAGAATAATCCTATTGCAGGCGTGCGGGAGCTCTCAGAGGAGCCGATCATAACGGGTAAGATGATTGTCGACGCCACTATCCCGTGGGCGTACAGGGTAGCGGAGAAATCACCGGGCATCACCTTCTTCACCAGGAGTAGTTGGCCTGAGGTGGACCTGGGCACCTACCTGCAGCCTGAGGATAAGAAGCGATGGTTAAAGTGA
- a CDS encoding amidohydrolase family protein: MKIDIFTHIVPPKYKTALARVAPHLSDHVGRLPTLYDMDQRFRVMDNCPEVKQVLTMAMTATLIFDDPKSGAEFAKMANDEMAELANKHPDRFAAGVASLAMMDIDDAANELDRAVRDLGLKGIQLFTPVKNRQWNLDDLLPLLKRMSDYNLPIWIHPVRPIDRDDYEMYFMNHVFGWPYESTAAMLHLVLGGIMEKLPQLKVIVHHCGALVPFFAGRMVESYDASRTIHGMESTTRLSRPFIDYFKMFYTDTVLGRGTPGLMCGHAFFGAHHLLFGTDMPYDAEMGNRVIHTIEAVDAMAITDQEKQMIYLDNARALLKL, encoded by the coding sequence GTGAAGATCGACATTTTTACGCACATAGTTCCACCGAAATACAAGACTGCTCTTGCCAGGGTGGCGCCCCACCTTTCAGACCATGTGGGTCGTCTTCCAACCCTGTACGATATGGATCAGAGATTCCGCGTAATGGACAACTGCCCCGAGGTGAAACAGGTCCTCACCATGGCGATGACTGCGACCCTCATTTTCGACGATCCGAAATCGGGTGCGGAGTTCGCTAAAATGGCTAATGACGAGATGGCAGAACTGGCGAACAAACATCCTGACCGTTTTGCCGCAGGCGTGGCTTCACTGGCCATGATGGATATAGATGATGCCGCTAATGAACTTGACCGCGCGGTGAGGGATCTCGGGCTTAAGGGCATCCAGCTGTTCACACCGGTCAAGAACAGGCAGTGGAACCTTGACGATCTGCTGCCCCTCCTTAAGAGAATGTCTGACTACAACCTCCCCATCTGGATCCACCCTGTGAGGCCGATCGACCGGGACGACTACGAAATGTACTTTATGAATCACGTCTTCGGCTGGCCGTACGAGTCTACCGCTGCCATGCTGCATCTCGTACTCGGCGGTATCATGGAAAAGCTCCCTCAGCTTAAGGTCATCGTCCATCATTGCGGAGCACTGGTGCCTTTCTTTGCAGGGAGAATGGTGGAGTCGTACGACGCCTCCCGCACCATTCACGGGATGGAGAGCACAACCAGACTGAGCAGGCCTTTCATCGATTATTTCAAAATGTTCTATACCGATACGGTACTTGGCCGCGGAACTCCAGGCCTGATGTGCGGCCACGCTTTCTTCGGCGCACACCATCTGCTCTTTGGAACAGATATGCCGTACGACGCGGAGATGGGCAACCGCGTCATCCACACCATTGAGGCTGTGGATGCAATGGCCATAACCGATCAGGAAAAACAGATGATCTACCTTGATAACGCCAGGGCATTGTTGAAGCTCTAG
- a CDS encoding DUF362 domain-containing protein translates to MPRVMIHAASYERLAEAIDKAFSLFPLELQGKNVFISPNVLRASEAREGIVTHPAVLRSVVEKVEAMRPAAIVVGDNPGLHGYGINEQCFKMTGLMEAAKGYYRNIGNESRKMTFNPEFMDEVSVSAAVLDADIVISLPKFKTHGLTVVTGAIKNCYGFLPGAQKARLHKAAGCAERFHEMLVDVFRLRVPDLFIVDAVVGMEGNGPAGPDLREIGLILASDNGVAMDAVIATMMGLDPARLRFLQKAKAMGLGDYDLDTIEIVGKLERLIDFKLPPLGGESNLQDQNLQDILHSRTILRPHADLGLCTACGACVDQCPVSALSLGEEDRVPKADNDTCITCFCCQEICPEKAITLK, encoded by the coding sequence GTGCCAAGAGTAATGATCCATGCTGCTTCTTACGAGCGGCTCGCTGAGGCCATCGACAAGGCATTTTCGCTCTTCCCTCTGGAACTGCAAGGGAAGAATGTCTTCATAAGCCCCAATGTGCTGCGCGCCTCCGAAGCAAGAGAAGGCATCGTGACTCATCCTGCGGTTCTCCGGTCCGTCGTGGAAAAAGTGGAAGCGATGAGACCTGCTGCGATTGTTGTGGGCGACAATCCGGGACTGCACGGCTACGGCATAAACGAGCAATGCTTCAAGATGACGGGCCTGATGGAGGCAGCCAAGGGGTATTATCGCAACATCGGCAATGAATCACGTAAGATGACCTTTAACCCCGAATTTATGGACGAGGTGAGCGTCTCCGCAGCCGTGTTGGACGCTGACATTGTCATCAGCCTCCCCAAGTTCAAGACTCACGGGTTAACGGTGGTCACCGGTGCAATCAAGAACTGTTATGGTTTTTTGCCGGGCGCCCAGAAGGCCAGGCTGCACAAGGCGGCAGGCTGCGCTGAGCGCTTCCATGAGATGCTTGTTGATGTGTTCCGGCTCCGTGTGCCCGACCTCTTCATTGTGGACGCTGTGGTGGGTATGGAGGGAAACGGCCCGGCAGGACCTGACCTCAGAGAGATAGGCCTGATCCTGGCTTCGGACAACGGTGTGGCCATGGATGCGGTAATCGCCACGATGATGGGACTTGATCCGGCACGCCTGCGGTTCCTGCAGAAAGCGAAGGCAATGGGGCTCGGCGACTACGATCTGGATACCATCGAGATCGTCGGGAAGCTAGAGCGTCTTATCGATTTCAAGCTTCCTCCTCTGGGCGGAGAATCGAATCTCCAGGATCAGAATCTCCAGGATATACTCCACAGCCGCACGATACTGCGGCCTCACGCCGACCTCGGCCTTTGCACAGCCTGTGGCGCCTGTGTCGACCAGTGCCCTGTCTCTGCGCTGTCGCTCGGCGAAGAGGATCGCGTCCCAAAGGCAGACAATGACACGTGCATTACCTGCTTCTGCTGCCAGGAGATCTGCCCCGAGAAGGCTATCACGCTCAAATAG
- a CDS encoding metallophosphoesterase has product MRKKSSIFLVGLILLLFPLFVGAEYAPFAIISDTHIGLQESVYIAFIQAVEAEKIQVIFHTGDAIHVPGDVMQWARFVQITGQGKTVHLAAGNHDVSDKESFAVFLKYFPEPYYSFSDGDTLFVILNTELPGQKSRIAGEQLEWLKTDLQRAFRYKFIFLHEPLFPVVRLHGLDIHKAARDALHQLFVRTGVSLVIAGHDHLYERKMRDGVTYVIQGGGGGVMPFFMHNGDFHHYMLGRRADDGYTFILKDMKGNVRDQFSITRQPLKGVYVETPQ; this is encoded by the coding sequence ATGAGAAAGAAAAGCAGCATATTCCTTGTCGGACTGATTCTTCTTCTCTTCCCGCTTTTCGTCGGGGCTGAATACGCGCCGTTCGCGATAATAAGCGATACACATATAGGGTTGCAGGAATCGGTGTACATTGCCTTCATCCAGGCAGTGGAGGCGGAGAAGATACAGGTAATTTTCCATACGGGTGATGCGATACACGTACCTGGCGACGTGATGCAATGGGCGCGGTTCGTGCAGATCACGGGTCAGGGGAAGACAGTGCACCTTGCTGCAGGAAACCATGACGTAAGTGACAAGGAATCATTTGCCGTTTTCCTGAAGTACTTCCCTGAACCGTACTATTCCTTTTCGGACGGCGATACGCTCTTTGTAATCCTGAACACGGAACTGCCCGGCCAGAAGTCGAGGATAGCGGGGGAACAGCTGGAGTGGCTGAAGACAGATCTTCAGAGGGCATTCCGGTATAAATTTATATTTCTTCACGAGCCGCTTTTTCCTGTTGTCCGTCTGCACGGCCTGGACATCCACAAAGCGGCAAGAGATGCGCTGCACCAGCTTTTTGTCAGGACCGGCGTTTCCCTCGTAATTGCCGGCCACGACCATCTCTACGAGCGCAAGATGAGGGACGGTGTCACCTATGTTATTCAGGGAGGCGGAGGCGGAGTGATGCCCTTTTTCATGCATAACGGCGATTTTCATCACTACATGCTCGGAAGAAGGGCGGATGACGGTTACACTTTTATCCTGAAAGACATGAAGGGAAACGTCAGGGACCAGTTCTCAATCACGCGGCAGCCGTTAAAAGGTGTGTACGTTGAGACGCCTCAGTGA
- a CDS encoding TatD family hydrolase, whose amino-acid sequence MFVDSHCHLEMEDYDKDRKKVIERGVKAGLAYMLTVATEEKYFATALDIVDSHDAVYGAFGIHPHNSRNFDEALAKRIKGFFVNKKLVAYGEIGLDFYRNYAPKEIQINAFRAQIALARELSLPIIVHSREARDETLHILAETGAAPHGAVMHCFSYDLATAKKLLDMGFHLSIPGTITYKKASLLREIVRFVPLDRILPETDAPFLTPEPHRGTRNEPALVRLVFARIAEALDRPAQEVSNALCDNFVRLFLKGKNQL is encoded by the coding sequence ATGTTCGTCGATTCGCACTGCCACCTGGAGATGGAAGATTACGACAAGGACCGTAAAAAAGTCATCGAGAGAGGCGTCAAGGCAGGACTTGCGTACATGCTCACGGTGGCGACCGAGGAGAAGTACTTTGCGACGGCTCTCGATATAGTTGATTCTCACGATGCTGTATACGGGGCTTTTGGTATTCACCCTCACAACAGCCGTAATTTCGACGAAGCGCTTGCGAAGAGGATAAAAGGATTCTTCGTCAACAAGAAGCTCGTTGCGTACGGAGAAATAGGATTGGATTTCTACCGGAACTACGCGCCGAAAGAAATCCAGATCAACGCCTTCCGCGCCCAGATAGCGCTGGCCCGCGAGTTATCCCTTCCAATCATCGTTCACTCGAGAGAGGCCCGCGACGAGACACTCCACATTCTGGCCGAGACCGGTGCGGCCCCCCACGGAGCCGTCATGCACTGCTTCTCCTACGATCTCGCCACCGCAAAGAAACTGCTCGACATGGGTTTTCATCTCTCAATACCGGGAACAATCACCTACAAGAAGGCATCCCTCCTTCGCGAAATAGTGCGCTTCGTACCGCTCGACCGGATACTGCCCGAAACGGACGCACCATTCCTGACACCAGAGCCGCACAGGGGCACGCGAAACGAGCCTGCATTGGTCAGGCTCGTCTTCGCGCGGATCGCGGAGGCGCTGGACAGGCCCGCGCAAGAGGTGTCCAACGCTCTCTGCGACAATTTCGTCAGACTTTTCTTGAAAGGAAAAAACCAGTTGTGA
- a CDS encoding isochorismatase family cysteine hydrolase, producing MKPAVIIVDMLEDSFREPRNKERDEEKIVQPMKLFLAKCRTLSIPVIFANDSFLREDFIFKGKLKPYAIRGTAGAEVLHDLAPEPADIILPKRRFSAFFKTDLDQTLRTYGVDTVAIGGINTHVCVIATAIDAICHDFHTILLEDLCAAARREHHESTLNNHRRSSLSPLFRVITSEAFLKDHEHAAQA from the coding sequence GTGAAACCTGCAGTGATTATCGTTGACATGCTTGAGGACAGTTTCCGTGAGCCCAGGAACAAGGAGCGGGATGAGGAGAAGATCGTCCAGCCGATGAAACTCTTTCTGGCGAAATGCAGAACCCTTTCAATTCCCGTGATATTCGCTAACGACAGCTTTCTGAGAGAGGATTTCATTTTTAAAGGCAAGCTGAAGCCTTACGCGATACGGGGAACCGCCGGCGCTGAAGTCCTGCACGATCTCGCGCCGGAGCCGGCGGATATCATTCTTCCGAAGCGAAGATTCAGTGCTTTTTTCAAAACCGACCTTGACCAGACGCTCAGAACATACGGGGTTGACACTGTGGCGATAGGCGGTATCAACACCCATGTCTGCGTTATAGCCACCGCTATTGACGCCATTTGTCACGATTTTCATACGATCCTCCTGGAAGATTTGTGTGCAGCGGCGAGGAGGGAACATCACGAAAGTACGCTGAACAATCATCGTCGCTCTTCTCTCTCACCGCTCTTTCGTGTGATAACTTCCGAAGCGTTTCTGAAAGACCACGAACATGCAGCGCAGGCATAA
- a CDS encoding GerMN domain-containing protein produces MQRRHKVIIGIACAILVAVAVYQWLHWFREATSVQQRGSITVRKETIRLFSSDGTSRLSNRVLEVRSDIPDREKADIILRELKKDKVIAAGVQLRDTAVGLDGILYVNVSRNLAETYPGAPPEMLMVYSLVNSFTSNFKDVNKVQLLLDGEPVYTIRGVVYTYLPLEFNKDFMED; encoded by the coding sequence ATGCAGCGCAGGCATAAAGTCATCATTGGCATAGCGTGTGCCATCCTGGTGGCTGTTGCAGTATACCAATGGCTCCACTGGTTTAGAGAAGCAACCAGCGTGCAGCAGAGAGGCTCCATCACTGTCCGCAAGGAAACCATCCGTCTCTTCTCTTCCGATGGTACAAGCAGGCTCTCAAACCGCGTCCTGGAAGTACGCTCGGACATTCCCGACAGAGAAAAAGCGGATATCATTCTCAGAGAATTAAAGAAAGACAAGGTGATCGCTGCAGGTGTCCAATTGCGTGACACGGCTGTTGGTCTTGACGGGATACTCTACGTGAACGTCTCCAGGAATCTCGCCGAGACATATCCCGGTGCACCCCCCGAGATGCTGATGGTTTACAGTCTGGTAAACTCGTTTACCTCGAACTTCAAAGATGTGAACAAGGTCCAGCTCCTCCTGGACGGAGAGCCGGTCTACACTATCAGAGGAGTGGTCTACACGTACCTTCCTCTTGAGTTCAACAAGGATTTCATGGAGGACTGA
- the serS gene encoding serine--tRNA ligase — MIDPKLIREKPDVVRASLEKRGTQFDLQQVIAVDEKRRALIRQAEDLKSERNKTSDEIAKQKKAGQDATEKIVHLREVGKTIETLEQELKVAEKAWEDLILIIPNIPHESVPQGSGEADNQVVRVWGVKPVFDFAALAHWDIGEKLDILDFKRAAKITGTRFTLYKSYGALLERALINFMLDLHVREHGYTEVLPPFMVNRDTMTGTGQLPKFEEELFKLQGFDYFLIPTAEVPVTNIFKDEILKESELPVKYVSYTPCFRAEAGAHGKDTRGLTRQHQFNKVELVKFAHPKNSYDELEGLLLNAEEVLRRLNIHYRVSALCTGDLGFSSSKTYDIEVWLPGQNIYREISSCSNFSDFQARRARIRYRTSAGKIEFVHTLNGSGLAIGRTVMAVMENYQQADGSIGVPEALRPYMYGLTRIPPA, encoded by the coding sequence ATGATCGACCCAAAGCTGATACGAGAAAAACCTGATGTGGTAAGAGCCAGCCTGGAAAAGAGGGGTACGCAATTTGATCTCCAGCAGGTGATTGCTGTCGATGAGAAAAGGAGAGCACTAATCAGACAGGCGGAGGACCTGAAAAGCGAGCGAAACAAAACCTCCGATGAGATAGCAAAGCAAAAGAAGGCCGGCCAGGACGCAACTGAAAAAATAGTGCACCTGCGCGAGGTCGGAAAGACTATAGAGACGCTGGAGCAAGAACTCAAGGTTGCAGAAAAGGCGTGGGAGGACTTGATTCTCATCATCCCCAACATCCCTCATGAATCTGTTCCTCAGGGCTCCGGCGAGGCAGACAACCAGGTAGTGCGCGTCTGGGGGGTGAAGCCGGTCTTCGACTTCGCAGCCCTGGCGCACTGGGACATCGGCGAGAAGCTCGACATACTCGATTTCAAGCGCGCAGCCAAAATAACAGGCACCAGATTCACCCTCTATAAATCCTACGGAGCGCTTCTGGAGAGGGCGCTCATCAACTTCATGCTCGACCTTCACGTGCGAGAACACGGCTATACCGAAGTGCTTCCTCCCTTCATGGTGAACAGGGACACAATGACCGGAACCGGCCAGTTGCCCAAATTTGAAGAGGAACTCTTCAAGCTCCAGGGCTTCGATTATTTTCTCATTCCAACCGCGGAAGTGCCTGTTACCAATATTTTCAAAGACGAGATCCTGAAGGAGAGCGAGCTACCCGTCAAGTACGTATCCTATACTCCGTGCTTCAGGGCGGAAGCAGGCGCACATGGAAAAGACACAAGAGGGCTTACGCGGCAGCACCAGTTCAACAAAGTCGAGCTGGTCAAGTTCGCCCATCCAAAGAATTCCTACGATGAGCTTGAAGGCCTTCTCCTGAATGCGGAAGAGGTGCTGAGAAGATTGAATATCCACTACCGCGTTTCAGCGCTTTGCACAGGGGACCTGGGGTTTTCCTCTTCAAAAACCTACGATATTGAAGTCTGGCTGCCCGGGCAGAATATTTACCGGGAGATATCTTCGTGCAGCAATTTCTCAGACTTTCAGGCGCGGCGTGCAAGAATCAGATACCGGACCAGTGCAGGCAAGATCGAGTTCGTCCACACTCTGAACGGATCTGGTCTCGCCATCGGGAGAACCGTTATGGCTGTGATGGAGAATTATCAGCAGGCTGATGGCTCAATCGGTGTGCCGGAGGCGCTCCGGCCGTACATGTACGGCCTGACGCGAATCCCCCCGGCATAA